The sequence ACAACATCGAGCACGGCGAGATACATGCCAGAGGGAACATTCGCACGCCAATGTGCGAGATAGGTGCCCGCCTCGGCTGTGCGCTCGTCGAGCGTCGTCACGAGCCGTCCATGCAGATCATACACGGCCAGACGTACGGTCGATCGTGTGGCAAGTGCGTACGGAAGCGTGGTGTGTCCCGCGACGGGATTCGGATAATTGGGTCCGAGATATGCGGTACTGGGTGCAGCCCGAACGGGAGCGACATCGAGCGGCACACGCGAGACCCCTGCGTCCTGCAAAATCTCGTACGCAAGACGCGCCGCGTCGGTCTCCTTCAGGAAGTACAGCGGGAAGCCGAGCACGTAGGCAGCGGAGGCCGGTGTGACATGGCGGAGCCCCACAGCCGCCCCGCGGTACGCGGGAAAAGCACTCGCCGGATCGTTGGCGTAGGTGTACAGGATGCTGGTGTTGACGGGAACGCCGGTCATCGTGGTGATCTGCGTCAGGCGGCCGTTATACGGTGCCGGCGATATTTTTCCGGTGTCGACCGATACGGCCGTGAATGGCGCACGCCCGTCGGCGCGCACAAAGTCGCCCGTGTCGGCCACGGATTCGTCGATGCCCGCGAGTCCGAGATACTCGCGCGCAAAGGTTCCCTGCGCAAACGCGCGCGGGAAAGGTTTGCCCCAGTCGAAGGAAGGCAGCGCGCGCCAGCCGCTTACGAGAAGCGTGCCGCCCGCATCCATGTATTCCTCCAGCACATCGGTGATCTCGATACGTGATACGGCATGCGGCACCTGCGTGGCACAATGATCGCCGTGTATCACCACAAAACGATGGAGCAGCAGGTACTCGAGTTTCGGCGTGCCGTACACCTGCATGTCCCACTCGCCCGAGGGTTGAAATGCGGAACGGTACAGCGCGTCCACTGTGCTGTCGTTGATGCCCAGTTCCTTGAATGGCGCGGACTTTTCATCGGTGGCATCGATCACCACCACGGCGCGCGAGAATCGCTCGACGCGCCGTCGCACGGCCTCGTCCCAGCGTGTGGCGATGCGGATGCCGTCGGCGGTTGCGCCCGACACGCCGCGGTCCAGAGCCAGAAGTTTCACCGCGCCGATTTCGAGCGGCGCCACACGGGGCAGAATCTGTATCAGATCGGGCTCGGGTTCGAAGGGCCCGACGGGAGGATTCACCCACATCGCCAGTGTGTCGGCGTCATCGGGTCCGACGCTCGTTTTTACGACGATGAGGTAGGTGCTGTCCTTCTCGAAGGTGTATCCGCTGCGGATCTGCGGCGACGCGTCGGGGTAAGGCAGGCCCGCACCAAACGACAGCTTTCCTCCGCTTTCCGCTACAAAAACCTGCACGGGAAGACCCACACTCTCGGGTGTGGCATCCAGCGCAAGGACACTCCGTGAGCTGTTATCGGCGGATGTCACCCGCAGCATAGCGGCCATGTACACGCTGCCGTCGGTGACGGAGCTGAAACTGTGCGCGGCGCCCTGCGCGGGACCTGAATTGCCGGTGATCTGCGCGGCCCGACCGATGTTCGAGCCGATATAGGATGGATAAAAGAGTCCTTCGTCCGATATTGTGATCGACGGCGCGCCGCCGCCGAACAGCGCCGTCCAGCCGTGCAGCGACACGCTGCCGCCCGGCGGATACGGGAAATTCTCCTCGAAGAGCAGCGCCGATCCTGCCTGAGGCAGTTCATAGCCGAAGAGCCGGTTGGGTGTGCCGAGCAGGGTGCCGCATAATGAACGCGTTCCCGTGACAACATCGACCGCTATGCAAAGTCCGCCCGCGAGTCCGTCCACCGATGTATGCCCGATGTCCTGTAGCACGTCGTGGAACACGCCGCTGTGACGGCCGTCGAGTGCGCTGAGTCGATGCAGGTACTGCGGCTGACCGGGTCCGCTCCCCTTGCTGAACACCCAGAGATAGGGATCACCGGTGCTGAAGGCGTCGCAGGCGATACCGATGATGTTGTCGATGCCGTGCACGGCCGAATCGATGCGCCGCAGTTCCGTGCCTTGCAACGAAATAAGCACGAGATCGCTGCCCTGCGTGCCGATCCACAGCCCGCCCTTGCCCGCGTCGGCGGTAGGATCGTAACTGATAAAGTCCGCGCGCACCGGCGCCATGATCTGCCCGAAACGGTTGCGCGTGATCGGGTGTATTTTGGGCAGACGGTCGGATCCGGTCGCGGCGTACACGGTGCTGCCGTCGAACGCCATCGACTTGATGCCCACCGCCCCGCTGATGTAGAACTCGCCCACCATGTCGCCGTCGCGCGTCCAGTTCATGAGGGCGTCGCTGCTTGCGCGCGAAGTCCAGAACTGCCCGTTGAGGAACACGATGCCGGTGTTGTCGCGCGCCTTGGTCGTGTCGGTCACGTCGTAATTGAACTGGATGGGATAGAAGGGCGGACAGATGGCGAAGCTGCAACTGTCGCGCACCGAGGGATTCGCGGCGTCGGTGATGCGCATGCGGCAGAACCGCGAGGGAGTGTCGGGCACGGTCCAGTACAACGCGTTGCGCGCGGCGCCGTCGATGGTGCTCCATGTGACGCCCTTGTTTGTCGAGTATTCGACGCGCAAAGTGCGCTGCATGCCGAAACTCAACCAGCCGATTTTTTTCTTCGCGCCTGCCACGAGCTGGCTGCCCGCGACGGGCGAGGTGATCTGCACCAACAGTGTGTCGAGGCCGACGTCGAAGGATATCGTCCCGCCGGGTGTGCCGACGTTGAACAGATTTAACCCGCCCCGGTTGCCGTTGGTGAGAAAACTCGACGGACTGGTGATGTCGTTGATGGCCGTGCGTCCCGCGGTCGCACTGTAGAAGGCCTGCGCGGGCTGTCCGTTGGCCTTCAGTGTGCCACCCGGACGGTAGATGTACAGCTCGTCGGGGGGTCCGCTCGCATTGCCGCGGTACACGGTGTTGATGCGGTACACAAGCAGTCCGGTCCCCGGAATCGCGGCCTCGAACAGTCCGCCCTTCCGGCGGTATTCGACGACAAAATATTCGGTGGTGGAATAGGGGGATGGAATCTTGTAGCAATTGTTTGTCGGTGATGTCAGCGGCGAGACGGTATAGGTGCCCGGTGTGCGGATTTCGGGGATGGAAGCGATCCACTTCCCGTACTTCCACTTCATGTAGGCGGTCATGTGCTGCGGTGGATTCGCGTTCGCCTCCATGAGATCCCATGAACCCGCCGGCTGCAAACCGTCGTGGTTGTAATGGTACAAGTCGGGGCCGCCGAGGGAATGGAACATCTCGTGGCACACCACGCTCACGCCCGCGTAATTGGCATAGAACGATTGCAGCAGAAGATTGTAGGTGCGCAGCCGCGCGCCGTTGATGGTGATGGCCGGTCCGCCGTAACTCGTCGCATGCGGCCACAACAGCGTGGCCCACGCGGTGGGTGTGCCGGAGATGATGAAGGAGACGTTGTCGATGAAACCGTCCTTGTCACCGTCCACCGCCAGTGTATCGGGGATCTGCGACGCGATGTATTTCATGGCGCCGCCGACAAGATTTTGTTCGAGCGCGCCGGCATTAGTGTAGCCGGTGGGATTCGTTGTGGCGTTATACGGCATGTAGCGCGCGCGCGGAAGCGAGTCCTGATACGACAGCACCGTCGCACCGGTCGGCACGGGATAAAATGTCGTGCTTACGGTGAGCTGCCCGTACGACACTTCCTCGAAGTAGGCGCGCATCGAGTTCGCGGCGGGTTTGTTGTACTGCGCGTTGTAGTACTCGATCGAGTCCTTCCATTCCTGCTCGTCGCTGAATCGTATAAAGACGACGATGTTGTTGAGCCGGCCCTTGGTCGGCGCTGCGATAATGGGAGTATCGCCGCCTCGTTTTGCGAAGCCGGCGATGCCGTTCATACGCGACGCGTCAAATTTCAACCAGGGTTCCACACCGAGCACGGCCGGATCCTGCACACCCGCCACGGCGCCGCTCGGCACGAGTCGGCCATCACGTTTGAGCGCGTAGGTGTACCAGCCGGACATTTCGTCCTGAATGATCGTGTAGCCGTTTTTATCGTGTAACCAGTTGTAATGTTCGTCGCCGCTCGCATAACAGAGCAGCACGGAGCCATCGGGTTGCACGAGGCGCTGCGGCACAAACGACAAGGGCGCTGCGGCAGTGGCGGCGCCGAGCAGAACAAACAGTGCAAGGTGGAAAACCGCGCGACGAGGGGAGATCTGGTGCATGGCGGGATCCTATATGGCGGGGCGAACGAATCGGAACCAGATTCCCGAAGGTACAGCGAATCCCGATGAATGGAAAGAGCAACCAACTGATACACGTTACACGTTGCCACGTAACACGTATCCACGTGCTGTAACAAAGTGGCAAAGTAGCAAAGTAGAACGCTGCGAGCCGCGTTCTTTTACTTTGCTACTTTGCTACTTTGCTACCTTCCTACTTTTCCACCTTGCTACTTTCAACAACAACGTGTCACGTGGATACGTGTAACGTGGCACGTAAAAAAAGGGCCGGCGAACCGGCCCTTCGTTGAAACGTTGGAGCGTGAGGGATTTACCCGAGCTTCGCGATAATCGCGTCCGTCATCTGCTGTGTCGTTGCAGCGCCCTTGGCGAACACGCCGGCGCCGCCAGTGAGTTTAAGCATGTCGTAGGTGCGGACCTTGCCCTCGGCGACGACGTCGGCGATGGCCTTGGTGATGCGCGCGGACATGGCTGTTTCGCCGAGGTGATCGAGCATCATACATGCGCTCATGATCATGGCGATCGGATTGACGATTGACGGATCGAGCTTTTCGTACTTGGGCGCCGAACCGTGCGTCGGTTCGAACACGGCAACCTCACGGCCGATGTTGGCGCTGCAGGCAAAGCCGAGTCCGCCGATGAGTCCCGCGAAGCCGTCGGAGACGATATCGCCGAACATGTTGCCCGCGACGATGACACCGTAGTCTTCGGGATTTTTTGTCAGCCACATCATCTGTGCGTCGATGTTGGTGCTCCACAGCGCGATGCCGGGATATTCCTTCGCGATGATGGCGGCCTCGGCCTCCATCATGCCCGAGGTCTCGCGGATCACGTTCGGCTTTTCACACACGGTCACGTTTTTGTAGCCGTACTGCTTCGCGTGTTCGAAGGCGGCGCGCACGATGCGGCGGCAGGCATTGCGCGTGAAGATGCGCGTCGATATTGCCAGATCCTCGCCGGGCACGTTTTTGAAGGCCTTCATGCGCGGATGTGTTTCGAACGCCGCGCGTACATCGGCGGGCGGATTTGTCCATTCGACGCCTGCGTAGAGGCATTCGGTATTCTGACGGAAGATCGCCGTGTCGACGACGGGTTCTTCAAATCCGCCCGCGGCGGATTTGCGGATGAAGTTCAGCGGATTGCCCGGAAAGCTCTTGCAGGGACGCAGGCAGATGTCGAGGTCGAAATGCTGCCGCATCGTGACGATGGGGCTGTAGTACACAAAGCCCTTGCCGTGCAGTTCCGGCGCGAGTTCCGCGGCGGCCTTGTCCTTGGGTTTCGACGTGATGGCGCCAAAGAGGCCGATCTTGTGTTCGGCCAGAAGATCGATGGTGCGCTGCGGAAGCGCGTTCCCTTCGGAACACCAGAAGTCCCAGCCGATATCGCCGTTGACGTATTCGGCGTCGAAGCCCGCTGCATCAAGCACGCGTATCGCTTCGGGAAGGACAACTTTGCCGATGCCGTCGCCCGGCATCGCTACGATGGTGCGTTTCATGTGGCTCAATCCTCTGTTTGATATATGGGGGTGGGGTGTGCCGAAGAGAGTCATGCAAGATACGAGGACCGGCATTGAAATCAGAGCACAACACCAGCCCCTTCCGCCAAGAACCGCCTTCACCGCCTTCACCCCTTCACCCTTTCTCGCACTCCGCATCGCCATATCAAAGAGCCAGTTCGGCACGTGACGGACAAAACGGGTAGCCCACACGATAGGCCAGGGGAATTGTACAACACGTCGTCTTCTCTCGATACGCCGGCGTATGATACGCGCAGCACGTGCGGGTTCCAGCAGGAAAGGCATGTGGAATTCATTGCGCGCCGTCATGTCGGTGCGCACAAAGCCGGGACGGATGGTCACGATACGAATGCCCTTCGGGCGAAGCTCCACGCGGGCGGATTCGAGCAGGGCGCTCGCCGCGGCCTTGCTCGCACAGTACGCGGCCGAACCCGGATATCCGCGCGCGTCGGCCAGACTCGACACTCCCGCGATGATGCCGCCGCCCTGCGAGCGCAACAGCGGGACAAAACTTTCGAGTCCGTGCGCGAGGCCCTGCACATTGACGTCCATCACATCGCGGAACTCCGCGCTGTCGAAATCTTCCATCCACGCCGGAACACCGATGCCCGCGTTGAGTATCACAAGCTCCACATGCCCGAGGCATTTTTTCGAGTACACCGCGGCCGCCCGCATCTGTTCGCGGTCGCGCACGTCGCAGCGCTGGTAATACGCCGTGCCTCCCGCGGCCTTGATTTCATGGGCAAGCGTGCGTATGGCATCCACATCCCGCGCAAGCAGTACCACGGCCGCGCCGTGCTGTGCGTACTCGCGGGCAAGAGCCCTTCCGATCCCGCGTGACGCGCCGGTTATCACGATGGTCGACATGTGTGGCTACCTCATTGTGAGTGGGACAGCGGGACAGCGGGACAGCGGGACAGCGGCCGAAGGCCGCAAGAAAATACCTCCGTTTCCTCCGTTCCTCCTGTGCGCCTTTTTTCTTCGCGCAACACACGATCCCGGGACACCGGGACAGCGGCCGAAGGCCGCAAGAAAAAACCTCCTTTCCTCCGTTCCTCCTGTGAGCTGTTTTTTTCGCGCAACACACGATCACGGGATTGCGGGACATGATTAGGCATCGGTGGCGAGGAGCCATGTGGTGATTTCGGGGAGGGTGTGCGCGATGAAAACGGGTGTGTATCCTTCCGGCACGGAGAGGCCTGCAGGATTGTACCAGCAGAAATCCATACCGGCGTTGCGTGCGGCGGGCATGTCGCTGCTGGTGCTGTCGCCGATCAGAAGCACGTCGCGGGCCGTGATGCCGTGTTTTGCGAGGACGGAATAAAAGATACGCGGATCCGGTTTTGCGGCGCCTGCTTCTTCCGAAATAACGATGTCGCTGAAATACGGCGTGATGGGCGAGTCCGACAGCCGTCCGCGCTGCACCGATGCGATGCCGTTGGTCACGAGCACAAGCGGATACACGGCCGCGAGACGCCGCACAAGATCGAGCGCGCCGTCGAGGAGCTGACTCTGCCGCGACAGTGTGGTGAGGTACCTGGCGCTCATCAGCGCGGGCAGGCCGTCGCTGCTCCAACCGA comes from Ignavibacteriota bacterium and encodes:
- a CDS encoding noncanonical pyrimidine nucleotidase, YjjG family, giving the protein MYSYKAIFLDADDTLLDYPAAERAALMDCVRAFTLQGDEEAVLAAYRAHNAAMWRAHERGEVDKATLKVERFRRLADEVGWSSDGLPALMSARYLTTLSRQSQLLDGALDLVRRLAAVYPLVLVTNGIASVQRGRLSDSPITPYFSDIVISEEAGAAKPDPRIFYSVLAKHGITARDVLLIGDSTSSDMPAARNAGMDFCWYNPAGLSVPEGYTPVFIAHTLPEITTWLLATDA
- a CDS encoding SDR family NAD(P)-dependent oxidoreductase, with translation MSTIVITGASRGIGRALAREYAQHGAAVVLLARDVDAIRTLAHEIKAAGGTAYYQRCDVRDREQMRAAAVYSKKCLGHVELVILNAGIGVPAWMEDFDSAEFRDVMDVNVQGLAHGLESFVPLLRSQGGGIIAGVSSLADARGYPGSAAYCASKAAASALLESARVELRPKGIRIVTIRPGFVRTDMTARNEFHMPFLLEPARAARIIRRRIERRRRVVQFPWPIVWATRFVRHVPNWLFDMAMRSARKGEGVKAVKAVLGGRGWCCALISMPVLVSCMTLFGTPHPHISNRGLSHMKRTIVAMPGDGIGKVVLPEAIRVLDAAGFDAEYVNGDIGWDFWCSEGNALPQRTIDLLAEHKIGLFGAITSKPKDKAAAELAPELHGKGFVYYSPIVTMRQHFDLDICLRPCKSFPGNPLNFIRKSAAGGFEEPVVDTAIFRQNTECLYAGVEWTNPPADVRAAFETHPRMKAFKNVPGEDLAISTRIFTRNACRRIVRAAFEHAKQYGYKNVTVCEKPNVIRETSGMMEAEAAIIAKEYPGIALWSTNIDAQMMWLTKNPEDYGVIVAGNMFGDIVSDGFAGLIGGLGFACSANIGREVAVFEPTHGSAPKYEKLDPSIVNPIAMIMSACMMLDHLGETAMSARITKAIADVVAEGKVRTYDMLKLTGGAGVFAKGAATTQQMTDAIIAKLG
- a CDS encoding M6 family metalloprotease domain-containing protein; its protein translation is MHQISPRRAVFHLALFVLLGAATAAAPLSFVPQRLVQPDGSVLLCYASGDEHYNWLHDKNGYTIIQDEMSGWYTYALKRDGRLVPSGAVAGVQDPAVLGVEPWLKFDASRMNGIAGFAKRGGDTPIIAAPTKGRLNNIVVFIRFSDEQEWKDSIEYYNAQYNKPAANSMRAYFEEVSYGQLTVSTTFYPVPTGATVLSYQDSLPRARYMPYNATTNPTGYTNAGALEQNLVGGAMKYIASQIPDTLAVDGDKDGFIDNVSFIISGTPTAWATLLWPHATSYGGPAITINGARLRTYNLLLQSFYANYAGVSVVCHEMFHSLGGPDLYHYNHDGLQPAGSWDLMEANANPPQHMTAYMKWKYGKWIASIPEIRTPGTYTVSPLTSPTNNCYKIPSPYSTTEYFVVEYRRKGGLFEAAIPGTGLLVYRINTVYRGNASGPPDELYIYRPGGTLKANGQPAQAFYSATAGRTAINDITSPSSFLTNGNRGGLNLFNVGTPGGTISFDVGLDTLLVQITSPVAGSQLVAGAKKKIGWLSFGMQRTLRVEYSTNKGVTWSTIDGAARNALYWTVPDTPSRFCRMRITDAANPSVRDSCSFAICPPFYPIQFNYDVTDTTKARDNTGIVFLNGQFWTSRASSDALMNWTRDGDMVGEFYISGAVGIKSMAFDGSTVYAATGSDRLPKIHPITRNRFGQIMAPVRADFISYDPTADAGKGGLWIGTQGSDLVLISLQGTELRRIDSAVHGIDNIIGIACDAFSTGDPYLWVFSKGSGPGQPQYLHRLSALDGRHSGVFHDVLQDIGHTSVDGLAGGLCIAVDVVTGTRSLCGTLLGTPNRLFGYELPQAGSALLFEENFPYPPGGSVSLHGWTALFGGGAPSITISDEGLFYPSYIGSNIGRAAQITGNSGPAQGAAHSFSSVTDGSVYMAAMLRVTSADNSSRSVLALDATPESVGLPVQVFVAESGGKLSFGAGLPYPDASPQIRSGYTFEKDSTYLIVVKTSVGPDDADTLAMWVNPPVGPFEPEPDLIQILPRVAPLEIGAVKLLALDRGVSGATADGIRIATRWDEAVRRRVERFSRAVVVIDATDEKSAPFKELGINDSTVDALYRSAFQPSGEWDMQVYGTPKLEYLLLHRFVVIHGDHCATQVPHAVSRIEITDVLEEYMDAGGTLLVSGWRALPSFDWGKPFPRAFAQGTFAREYLGLAGIDESVADTGDFVRADGRAPFTAVSVDTGKISPAPYNGRLTQITTMTGVPVNTSILYTYANDPASAFPAYRGAAVGLRHVTPASAAYVLGFPLYFLKETDAARLAYEILQDAGVSRVPLDVAPVRAAPSTAYLGPNYPNPVAGHTTLPYALATRSTVRLAVYDLHGRLVTTLDERTAEAGTYLAHWRANVPSGMYLAVLDVVPSDGTTPQRSQRLIPVRR